A stretch of the Theileria equi strain WA chromosome 1, complete sequence genome encodes the following:
- a CDS encoding hypothetical protein (encoded by transcript BEWA_017800A) — protein sequence MGISTFRYISKYHRCLVLIFVLIYTGKFISLVNASRYDPQWLNLIENADTPEGSNTKTSKVKLNVTIVPVDSNKQKLGFYFSIHSSLWLSDKEIQDLIGYTQNNQYVQEFRIFREKLFKRYSHYNFSGPTLKYKFLTILTCICIQGNVQVYENSLTNQFDRSISVNIPEYVTQHTNVKDWEWLESPLPDLSFLIALNDVKEYAVPNVSVGGEYDAYYYEKVIFGNQSLVTGEKGALDTQSSPETPIHENNGQEQKSSDNKVSSANNSLNSVDKIPPENNNTDGMTEESDVGGKYDNTTISDTPPDSNPDNQPETPETDQALNAKEENSESNKGKSENVQESLNSEEKVDENVSNGGSDVGETTGTNSKTEEYDETLLMDMFEAYDNLGISSGSYTTLNFTMTIRFYNANKERSVNVITKTILLVPGSIFKICRSDKFDEECAREIRNRLMGRYEDDEAVAFKWGRLISLLQALAFQNSVYVENAVFRSEKPSIAMVKPEFVLPLKSLYLITSLFGNAQSTSGKITLSFEEFKENFPTLSDSKLVDLGMNFGPNLFLKKFVQKYGNLLVTHSVNDLPLDKKTSSTETNKPTTSYTINSNEDNNGSNVSINELLDEKVNTVPLHQDIHFILSGYEKSLSNVPKKLNGYKLSWDTVSKYPELLNLWIIALDVMNLLKKGGNLKEFLDSHVFSYEQLKDLFEITYGLIASENYNSVRPFYESVGITQEDVDKNLSRVKNLFFARTATSITRLPPIVKEMGRECSIKDMITSLSSQDLVERLQLMFGTWLKDFREISDDNSFELAGLCSASAALLQQWHFFQIDQKFHESNVPWISLITSFSRLAKGKYSDPTQKNELKELVNSPAGKICRKYINSAGIVSSSPYKGPGRNIPPKSLVGAVGNALDQNMESSVDDIVNSMQRYFGTELKKKNVGNSLGICFSLQILHRMNKCLSIERSNDYALYMLNLLTMDTANILNYYTSIAEQTSPLDFKHEFIHKACDINDPTVNSILNKLFNLLSVDSHKLLVDEVNKRGFISPAVKESGELVSEESDESFDDSDIVDLSDNFMNLQDSFDSLDSESLLEIAHSIDERKHMERDISSGKSTRISDSYIGSPDFTLMENIYENIMKNHKIIDPRDMKVLNFDIRMEPQHTKELLSLNVPMSFHTVESEFIKILKGRELLHMLLYRLAKRIESLEEDIPVGDIEKRTLELAKEKRKRIFSIPVEEYIAYGQYDLQTYRNLKNILEKVPEDGFYFEQLDGEQVPEDYIGQHTAKCISKGTGTVVIQIIDPVEDYNIKNLLLNNNHIRSHDQRFYEIFVR from the coding sequence TAAACAGAAGCTTGGATTTTATTTTAGTATTCATTCAAGCCTATGGTTGTCTGATAAGGAAATCCAAGATTTGATAGGTTATACTCAAAACAATCAATATGTTCAGGAATTCCGTATTTTCAGAGAAAAATTATTTAAGAGGTATTCACATTACAACTTTAGCGGTCCTACTCTGAAGTACAAATTTTTAACTATCTTAACCTGTATCTGTATCCAAGGAAATGTACAAGTTTATGAAAATTCTCTTACTAATCAATTTGATAGAAGCATTTCTGTTAACATCCCAGAGTATGTGACACAACACACGAATGTAAAAGATTGGGAATGGCTGGAATCCCCTTTGCCGGATTTGTCCTTTTTGATTGCCCTTAATGATGTAAAAGAATATGCTGTGCCAAATGTTTCAGTTGGAGGGGAATATGACGCTTATTATTATGAGAAGGTTATTTTCGGAAATCAATCTCTTGTAACTGGGGAAAAAGGTGCATTAGATACACAATCATCTCCTGAAACGCCCATTCATGAGAATAATGGTCAGGAACAGAAGTCATCAGATAATAAAGTATCTAGCGCGAATAACAGTCTTAACTCCGTAGACAAAATCCCTCCTGAAAACAATAATACAGACGGTATGACTGAAGAATCGGACGTTGGTGGTAAATATGATAACACGACCATTTCAGATACTCCTCCGGATTCAAATCCGGATAACCAACCGGAGACTCCTGAAACAGATCAAGCTCTAAAtgcaaaagaagaaaattctGAATCAAACAAGGGAAAATCTGAAAATGTTCAAGAATCTCTCAACAGCGAAGAAAAGGTAGATGAGAATGTTTCAAACGGGGGTTCTGATGTCGGAGAAACTACCGGAACAAACTCAAAAACTGAGGAATACGATGAGACTCTATTGATGGATATGTTTGAAGCGTATGATAATTTGGGTATTTCTTCTGGATCATATACTACATTGAATTTTACAATGACTATTCGTTTCTACAATGCAAATAAAGAAAGGAGTGTTAATGTAATAACAAAAACTATCCTTTTAGTACCTGGGTCTATATTTAAGATTTGTAGATCAGACAAATTTGATGAGGAATGTGCTCGTGAAATAAGGAATAGACTAATGGGCCGTTATGAGGACGATGAAGCAGTGGCATTTAAATGGGGAAGATTAATTTCCCTCTTACAAGCTTTGGCGTTCCAGAATTCGGTATACGTAGAAAATGCTGTTTTCAGGAGTGAAAAACCTTCTATAGCTATGGTCAAACCTGAATTTGTATTACCGTTGAAATCATTGTACCTTATCACTAGCTTGTTTGGAAATGCACAATCTACAAGTGGGAAGATAACACTTTCATTCGAGGAGTTCAAGGAAAACTTTCCAACATTGTCTGATTCTAAACTTGTGGATCTAGGTATGAATTTTGGGCCAAATCTATTTCTAAAAAAATTCGTCcaaaaatatggaaacCTTTTGGTTACACACAGCGTGAATGATCTGCCTCTGGATAAAAAAACATCTTCTACAGAGACAAACAAACCTACAACGAGCTATACAATTAACTCCAATGAGGATAATAATGGAAGTAATGTTTCGATAAATGAATTGTtagatgaaaaggttaatACAGTACCACTTCATCAAGACATTCATTTTATTTTATCAGGATATGAGAAATCCTTGAGTAACGTGCCAAAGAAACTCAATGGATATAAGTTATCCTGGGACACTGTAAGCAAATACCCTGAATTGTTAAACTTATGGATTATAGCATTGGATGTTATGAACCTTCTTAAAAAGGGTGGAAATCTCAAAGAATTCTTGGACAGCCATGTGTTTTCCTATGAACAGTTGAAAGACTTGTTTGAAATAACGTATGGTTTAATAGCAAGTGAAAATTACAATTCAGTAAGACCATTCTATGAAAGTGTAGGAATTACTCAAGAAGATGTAGATAAAAATCTCTCCAGAGTGAAAAACTTATTTTTTGCTAGAACAGCGACATCTATTACACGTTTACCTCCTATAGTAAAAGAAATGGGTCGGGAATGTTCTATAAAGGATATGATCACATCTCTATCATCGCAAGATTTGGTTGAAAGACTCCAACTAATGTTTGGTACGTGGTTAAAAGATTTTCGCGAGATAAGTGATGATAATAGCTTTGAGTTAGCTGGGTTATGTAGCGCTAGTGCAGCATTGCTCCAGCAATGgcattttttccaaattgaTCAGAAATTTCATGAAAGTAACGTTCCATGGATATCTCTCATAACATCATTTTCAAGATTGGCAAAGGGAAAATATTCTGATCCAACGCAAAAAAATGAACTGAAGGAATTGGTTAACAGCCCAGCCGGAAAGATTTGTCGTAAATACATAAATTCTGCTGGAATTGTATCTTCATCCCCTTACAAAGGCCCTGGTCGTAATATTCCTCCGAAATCTCTAGTGGGTGCTGTTGGAAATGCACTTGACCAAAATATGGAATCTTCTGTTGATGATATTGTAAACTCCATGCAGAGATATTTTGGAACAGAattgaagaaaaagaatgtAGGTAATTCTTTGGGCATTTGTTTTAGTCTACAGATATTACACAGAATGAATAAGTGTCTATCAATAGAGAGGTCAAATGATTATGCACTTTATATGTTAAATCTTTTAACTATGGATACTGCGAACATTCTGAATTATTATACCTCTATTGCTGAACAGACATCTCCTTTAGACTTTAAACACGAATTTATACACAAAGCATGCGATATTAATGATCCTACCGTGAATTCGATTCTTAATAAGCTCTTCAATTTGTTATCCGTGGATTCGCACAAGTTATTGGTGGATGAAGTCAATAAAAGGGGTTTCATATCACCGGCTGTTAAGGAATCTGGTGAATTGGTCTCTGAAGAATCCGATGAATCGTTTGATGATAGCGATATCGTTGATTTAAGTGACAATTTTATGAATCTTCAAGATTCTTTTGATTCGCTGGACTCAGAATCGTTACTTGAAATTGCTCATTCCATTGACGAAAGAAAACACATGGAAAGAGATATATCCTCTGGAAAATCTACACGGATATCTGATTCATACATTGGCTCCCCAGATTTCACTTTAATGGAGAATATatatgaaaatataatgaaAAACCACAAAATAATCGATCCTAGAGATATGAAGGTTCTAAATTTTGATATTCGTATGGAACCTCAACACACCAAGGAGCTCTTATCTTTAAACGTTCCTATGTCATTTCACACCGTAGAAAgtgaatttataaaaattctAAAGGGAAGGGAACTTTTACATATGCTCCTTTACAGACTCGCAAAGAGGATTGAATCATTAGAAGAAGATATTCCTGTTGGTGATATTGAGAAGAGGACACTAGAATTGGCAAAAgaaaaaaggaaaagaatattttcaattCCGGTAGAGGAATACATTGCATATGGTCAGTACGATTTACAAACTTATAGAAACCTCaagaatattttggaaaaagtTCCAGAGGATGGTTTTTACTTTGAGCAATTGGACGGGGAACAAGTTCCGGAGGATTATATAGGCCAACATACTGCCAAATGCATATCTAAAGGTACAGGAACCGTTGTAATCCAAATTATTGATCCTGTAGAAGATTATAACATAAAAAATCTTTTATTGAATAATAATCACATAAGATCACATGATCAACGTTTTTACGAAATTTTTGTAAGATaa
- a CDS encoding deoxyhypusine synthase, putative (encoded by transcript BEWA_017830A) has translation MDMEPKKDEEFPLLASEALHKETASMEDSLAKVAGIDFEKELKMESLLGHFKDFGFQATNLGKAAEMIDRMLKWRLSDESLSPEDIGTIYEDEEVRKNTRCTIWLAFTSNMISCGLREAFVYLAKHKLIDVIVTSGGGVEEDLIKCLGDTYIGSFSLDGASLREKGWNRIGNLIMPNENYCAFEDWLQPKLNYMHDKQVQEGVVWTPSSLIDFLGSEINDERSLYHWCHVNKIPVFCPGLTDGSLGDNLYYHTYSRNEPNLIVDIVKDIRKINSIAVKCKKSGIIILGGGLPKHHVCNSNLMRNGADFAVYISTAQEFDGSDSGASPDEAISWGKIKANTNPVKVHADASIVFPLLVSGVFSKYVNK, from the coding sequence atggatatgGAGCCAAAAAAAGACGAAGAATTTCCATTATTGGCCTCAGAAGCCTTGCATAAGGAAACAGCTTCTATGGAAGACAGTTTGGCCAAAGTGGCAGGTATagactttgaaaaggaattgaaaatggaaagtcTACTAGGGCATTTTAAAGATTTTGGGTTTCAGGCTACAAACCTGGGAAAGGCTGCAGAAATGATCGATAGAATGTTGAAATGGCGTCTAAGCGATGAATCTCTCAGTCCAGAGGACATAGGTACTAtatatgaagatgaagaagttagaaaaaatacaagatgTACAATATGGTTGGCCTTTACATCAAATATGATATCCTGTGGTCTAAGAGAAGCATTTGTATATTTGGCTAAGCACAAATTGATCGATGTTATAGTAACAAGCGGTGGAGGAGTAGAGGAAGATCTAATTAAATGTTTAGGTGATACTTATATCGGTAGTTTTAGTTTAGATGGAGCATCTTTGAGAGAAAAGGGATGGAATCGTATTGGAAATCTCATTATGCCTAATGAGAACTATTGCGCCTTTGAGGATTGGTTACAACCTAAATTAAATTACATGCATGATAAGCAGGTGCAGGAAGGAGTTGTATGGACACCTTCATCCCTAATCGATTTTTTGGGTTCGGAAATAAATGATGAGAGATCCCTTTATCATTGGTGCCATGTTAATAAAATTCCCGTATTTTGTCCAGGTTTAACGGATGGATCCCTTGGTGACAATTTATACTATCATACCTATTCTAGAAATGAACCAAACCTCATTGTTGATATAGTTAAGGATATTAGAAAAATTAATAGCATAGctgtaaaatgtaaaaaGTCTGGGATTATTATTTTAGGTGGAGGGCTACCCAAGCATCATGTCTGCAATTCTAACTTAATGCGTAATGGCGCAGATTTCGCAGTGTACATATCTACAGCACAGGAATTTGATGGTTCAGATTCTGGAGCTAGTCCTGATGAAGCAATTTCCTGGGGGAAAATTAAGGCTAATACAAATCCAGTAAAGGTACATGCAGATGCATCCATAGTTTTCCCTCTGTTGGTTTCTGGCGTTTTTTCGAAATATGTAAACAAATAA
- a CDS encoding actin, putative (encoded by transcript BEWA_017820A): MVYLPFIIINGTIISIMSDETLAIVIDTGSSSIKAGFAGSDVPKTRIPTIVGVDNEDDVVVGQSAFERQGNVGLFRPIQHGIVRNWALAESVWEHVFANELKVSQEDHPVLLTEPPLNPKLHRERCCQLFFESFHTPALYLAPTSLLSLYSSAKTSGFVLDIGEGVAHSVPIHEGCIMPYTIVRLDIGGFDLTSHLISQIEVLKQSGFEGRRIANLIKEECCYVSKDFDKEIKEMEKNPNLFKKEYTLPDGTKINLVKERITSPELLFKPEIAGRNCPNLAEICYHSVRMCSPELHRTMFSNILLTGGTTLFEGFLDRCEYEIGALVNKNVPVKVISSTHPRDIAVWIGGSIIANLPNFQPMWVTKEEYDEAGPTVIHRKCF, encoded by the exons ATG GTATATCTGCCATTTATAATCATAAATGGAACAATAATATCCATAATGTCTGATGAAACTTTGGCTATAGTAATAGACACCGGatcttcatccataaaagCCGGTTTTGCAGGTTCAGATGTCCCTAAAACCAGAATTCCTACAATTGTTGGAG tggataatgaagatgacGTCGTAGTTGGTCAATCTGCCTTTGAAAGACAAGGAAATGTTGGACTATTCAGACCCATTCAACATGGTATTGTTCGAAATTGGGCACTGGCTGAAAGTGTTTGGGAACATGTTTTTGCAAATGAGTTAAAAGTATCGCAGGAAGACCATCCAGTGTTACTGACAGAGCCTCCACTAAATCCGAAGTTACACCGAGAAAGATGTTGTCAACTGTTTTTTGAATCATTTCATACACCAGCTCTATATCTTGCTCCAACATCATTGTTGTCACTGTATAGCTCTGCTAAAACAAGTGGATTTGTTTTAGATATAGGTGAAGGCGTTGCTCATTCAGTTCCTATACACGAAGGTTGTATAATGCCTTATACAATAGTGCGTTTAGACATTGGAGGATTTGATTTAACTTCTCATTTGATATCCCAGATTGAAGTTTTGAAGCAAAGTGGTTTTgagggaagaagaatcGCAAATTTGATAAAAGAGGAATGTTGCTATGTttcaaaagatttcgaTAAGGAAATTaaggaaatggaaaaaaatCCTAATTTATTTAAAAAAGAATATACGTTACCAGATGGTACTAAAATTAATTTGGTTAAGGAACGCATAACTTCTCCTGAGTTACTATTCAAACCAGAAATTGCTGGTAGAAACTGTCCTAACCTGGCTGAAATATGTTACCATTCCGTAAGGATGTGTTCACCAGAACTACATAGAACTATGTTTAGCAATATCCTACTAACTGGCGGTACAACGTTGTTTGAAGGATTTTTGGATCGTTGTGAATATGAAATTGGGGCGCTGGTTAACAAAAATGTTCCGGTGAAAGTAATATCATCAACACATCCCCGTGATATTGCAGTTTGGATCGGTGGCTCTATCATCGcaaatcttccaaattttcaacCAATGTGGGTTACTAAAGAGGAATATGATGAAGCTGGGCCAACAGTTATTCATCGTAAATGCTTTTAG
- a CDS encoding hypothetical protein (encoded by transcript BEWA_017810A), translated as MKHPMVIYPRQYRKSYCTAYCRHSHKKKFWTNRNNYKGLKYVIKPKRRPSHLKFNPRKIDSGIADVSRNTFSDSSVSVGIESDLLNLSKIYLRRCMIQDCELLGLETYYVDNILNLVFLRGLLAKKRHSDRDIINLVSILEITESALPLVGMNRKHRISVFGGIAFYGNLFHSGKTFQVNNCRILLTKSFLSTQQNKTSYEPILGISHSINYINRLVDKIVSSRVQLILSEDHIPQDISQILYDRGVHCFWKVKYKTLSNVAFALKCSILSSIDATEDYETYLGSNINFKVIQNGLTSIAMLSLSNKFRGFTIFISSRNSGYEHINRVKKLIKITIVRLQAIMEELQIVNDLGGTFNTNSHRSFNISSINKDIYCHYFSDFLYLLLNNDHLDSIKLMLTDSVYTMKLDNFKDKMNPKISYKRYKQIACIKCFKYYTKACELCSKPTHETISISDYSTGNFLSDFLSEYTTCAINNKCQVKNDCTETFINHKLHFETWNLRVNNVRLSLSVEHTEFTQKSNNISVEVQCNICKECNIFAVKDLTFGSFIRLLLCNKCYSAKCGHLLFQNSNFFLIAGSYRISLKVNNVSIYKIHPIFNRDLYNCLKSSLYHHGLCNISWSYNHMNLDLSTTLPSLLFWNKRSMISYSLSYLFHRAFTIVTSRINFQEKIENWLPCMCEIADISFSRINSHFNNRWLMSIRDLKYNNIVQMFDKHSVLGIEMSTELMQTMDSSLHCKHCGVNLIDSISDMDILNWIYLFTGVVNAYESKMKKLRCALAPLIDLSGELKQFYESLHKAKTDIIGIYSQCISHMIYIKYWCPRDPLHIFMIIQSFYHSLHSINKRLTYDLSLISHIEKINDLKILEFGESIIVTHSFMSDFINIERININDMSRTSSIMTSRVSKMQSIEELLEEETEQINTDYTIEQFLDLSYNYGIIFPSPGREYTRLIRKIINSAPITDNSIICANYTALLQPRRDIGNIISNSILSDHYLSNANGSTYFLKQKSFIGISLLRRIYLKALASNKSGVLRKTNTFDVKKLKYLFGINWKTKSSSVQQKLISRIWIPVIDDKVAKGYFKSALECYETKRVVHVRNFELFYGIPIIYTNHINHIKDVESRNAESVLPLSDLFIENLRSSNNEYLVKMSISKSVFSHLFFLSIRDVDTNRLLSSLQSIVINILKVNTMESFSNDLCVNQIETLSEGSNTLDVDVFDRYRVTIYYPLHFYDLRRKSCGDDFNFVRSLSRSLRMSNTGGKSGSPIFLTYDGKFTIKLINKHEMALFIAQGLRFFDHFLNGDTLMGIPYGLYKIHHKKSNTSINCFVMQNINHFLSSSKITFDIKGIAFKRFVVSNDGYTTSDTQDIVLLDQNFKEYTNGCPIQLEDKSIIHLKKNVLRDLEFLSSINIVDYSLLLHIFPEHSVITLGLIDFLRPYTWDKQIETIGKKLANIGTGQEPTIISPNEYKIRFLQFIDKIFTCSPSDEKLITETDKNSCKVEKLYSILPCMCKICSTLQKLYSNDHISSYKCYNMLTCTKAKRYIRSLIKNSSNTSKDILQLQDLVEKIY; from the coding sequence ATGAAGCATCCAATGGTAATTTATCCAAGACAATATCGCAAATCGTATTGTACTGCTTACTGCAGACACAGCCATAAAAAGAAGTTTTGGACAAATAGGAACAACTACAAAGGACTCAAATATGTTATTAAGCCTAAGAGAAGACCTAGTCACTTAAAATTTAATCCACGGAAAATTGATAGCGGAATTGCAGATGTATCACGAAACACCTTTTCTGATTCTTCTGTATCAGTTGGAATAGAATCTGACCTTTTGAATCtatcaaaaatatacttGAGACGATGTATGATACAGGATTGTGAATTACTTGGATTGGAAACATATTACGTGGATAACATCTTAAACTTGGTTTTCCTTCGTGGATTATTAGCTAAGAAAAGACACTCCGATAGGGATATAATAAATCTAGTAAGCATTCTGGAGATAACAGAGAGCGCATTGCCACTAGTGGGCATGAATCGTAAACACAGGATATCTGTATTCGGTGGCATAGCGTTTTATGGAAACTTGTTTCATTCAGGGAAAACATTTCAGGTGAACAACTGTAGAATTTTGTTGACAAAGTCTTTTTTGTCTACACAACAAAATAAAACTAGCTATGAGCCTATTTTGGGCATTAGCCATTCTATAAACTATATCAACCGTTTAGTTGATAAAATAGTCAGTAGCAGGGTTCAACTTATATTATCTGAAGATCACATACCCCAAGATATATCACAGATTTTATACGATAGAGGTGTTCATTGTTTCTGGAAggtaaaatataaaaccTTGTCCAATGTGGCATTTGCACTTAAATGTAGTATTTTGTCATCTATAGATGCAACAGAAGACTATGAAACCTATTTAGGTTCAAACATTAATTTCAAAGTTATTCAAAATGGACTTACTAGTATAGCGATGTTGTCGTTATCGAATAAGTTTAGAGGATTTACAATATTTATTTCCAGCAGAAATTCTGGGTATGAACATATTAATAGAGTAAAAAAACTGATCAAAATCACAATCGTTAGATTACAAGCGATTATGGAGGAATTGCAGATAGTTAATGATTTGGGAGGTACTTTTAATACGAACTCGCACCGTTCTTTTAACATAAGCTCTATAAACAAAGATATATATTGTCACTATTTCTCGGATTTTTTATACTTGTTGCTCAATAATGATCACCTAGACAGCATCAAGCTCATGCTTACTGATTCAGTTTACACAATGAAATTGGACAACTTTAAAGATAAAATGAATCCAAAAATTAGTTACAAAAGATACAAACAGATCGCCTGTATTAAATGTTTCAAATACTATACCAAGGCATGTGAATTATGTTCTAAACCTACCCATGAAACGATTTCAATAAGTGATTATTCAACCGGAAATTTTTTAAGTGATTTTTTATCAGAATATACTACTTGTGCAATAAACAATAAGTGCCAAGTAAAAAATGATTGTACagaaacatttataaatcataaactgcattttgAAACCTGGAACCTAAGAGTGAACAATGTGCGACTGTCCCTATCTGTTGAACACACTGAATTTACGCAAAAAAGTAACAATATTAGTGTAGAAGTGCAGTGTAATATATGCAAGGAATGTAATATATTTGCAGTGAAGGATCTTACATTTGGAAGCTTTATCAGGCTTTTACTCTGTAACAAGTGTTATAGCGCCAAGTGTGGTCATCTACTATTCCAAAATAGCAATTTTTTTTTGATAGCTGGTTCATACCGTATATCCTTAAAGGTGAACAATGTTAGTATTTACAAAATCCATCCTATATTTAATAGAGACCTCTACAATTGTCTAAAATCTTCGCTCTATCATCATGGACTTTGTAATATAAGTTGGTCATACAATCATATGAACTTGGATTTGTCTACTACATTACCTAGTTTGTTGTTTTGGAATAAACGTTCTATGATTTCTTATAGTTTGTCCTATTTGTTTCACAGGGCTTTTACCATTGTAACGTCAAGAATAAATTTTCAAgaaaaaatagaaaatTGGTTACCATGCATGTGTGAAATAGCTGATATATCATTTAGCAGAATAAACAGTCATTTTAATAACAGATGGTTGATGTCCATAAGGGATTTGAAATATAATAACATAGTGCAAATGTTTGATAAACACTCTGTACTTGGTATTGAAATGAGCACTGAATTAATGCAAACTATGGATTCATCATTACATTGCAAGCACTGTGGAGTAAATCTCATAGACTCTATATCAGAtatggatattttaaacTGGATATATCTTTTTACGGGGGTTGTGAATGCGTACGAAAGTaaaatgaaaaaattacGTTGCGCATTGGCTCCCTTGATTGACCTATCTGGTGAATTAAAGCAATTTTACGAATCATTACACAAGGCAAAAACTGATATTATTGGCATTTATTCCCAGTGTATTTCTCATATGatttatataaaatattGGTGCCCTAGGGATCcattacacatttttatGATTATACAATCATTTTACCATTCACTTCATAGTATTAACAAGAGACTTACCTATGATCTTAGTTTAATTTCTCATATAGAGAAAATCAatgatttaaaaattttggaatttggTGAATCAATTATAGTAACACATTCTTTTATGTCCGATTTTATTAATATTGAGCGGATAAATATTAATGACATGTCAAGGACATCCAGTATCATGACATCAAGAGTTTCTAAGATGCAGAGTATTGAGGAGcttcttgaagaagaaacagAACAAATTAACACAGATTACACTATTGAACAATTTTTGGATCTTTCTTACAACTATGGGATCATATTTCCATCTCCGGGAAGAGAATATACCAGGCTTATACGTAAAATAATCAATTCTGCACCTATTACAGATAATTCTATAATATGTGCAAATTATACCGCACTACTACAACCTAGGCGCGATATTGGAAATATAATATCGAACAGTATACTTTCCGACCATTATTTAAGCAATGCAAATGGATCCACATATTTTCTCAAACAAAAATCCTTTATAGGAATAAGTTTATTGAGGCGAATATATCTGAAAGCATTAGCTTCAAACAAAAGTGGTGTTTTACGAAAAACAAATACATTTGACGTTAAAAAGTTGAAATATctttttggaattaacTGGAAAACAAAATCCTCCAGCGTTCAACAGAAATTAATATCTAGAATTTGGATCCCTGTAATAGATGACAAAGTTGCCAAGGGATACTTTAAATCTGCACTAGAATGCTATGAAACTAAAAGGGTTGTTCATGTACGCAATTTTGAACTCTTTTATGGCATTCCTATAATATACACCAACCACATTAACCATATAAAAGATGTAGAGTCACGAAATGCTGAAAGTGTACTTCCGCTATCTGATCTTTTTATAGAAAATCTTAGAAGTTCTAACAATGAGTATCTAGTAAAGATGTCTATTTCTAAATCTGTCttttctcatttatttttttTATCAATTCGGGATGTTGATACAAACAGACTTTTATCGTCTCTGCAGTCTATAgttataaatattttaaaggtgAATACTATGGAGAGTTTCTCCAATGATTTGTGCGTTAATCAAATTGAAACACTTTCTGAGGGAAGTAATACCTTAGATGTTGATGTATTCGACAGATATAGGGTAACTATATACTATCCACTTCATTTTTATGACTTGCGAAGAAAGTCATGCGGTGATGATTTTAATTTTGTGAGATCTCTCTCGAGATCTTTAAGAATGTCTAATACAGGTGGTAAGAGTGGATCACCAATATTTCTAACATACGATGGTAAATTTACAATAAAACTAATAAACAAACATGAGATGGCCCTGTTTATAGCGCAAGGGCTCAGATTTTTTGATCATTTTTtaaatggagatactctcATGGGTATACCGTATGGACTATATAAAATTCATCATAAAAAATCTAACACTAGCATAAACTGTTTTGTAATGCAGAACATAAATCATTTTCTTTCATCGTCAAAGATAACTTTTGATATAAAAGGAATTGCATTTAAGCGGTTTGTTGTCAGTAATGATGGCTATACCACATCTGATACACAAGATATTGTTCTGCTCgatcaaaattttaaagaatatactAATGGTTGTCCAATACAATTGGAAGATAAATCTATTATTCACCTTAAAAAAAATGTTTTACGTGATTTAGAATTTCTTTCCAGTATAAATATAGTTGATTATTCGCTTcttttgcacattttccCGGAGCATAGTGTCATTACATTAGGATTAATTGATTTTTTAAGACCATATACCTGGGATAAACAAATTGAAACAATAGGAAAGAAATTAGCCAACATAGGAACAGGTCAAGAACCGACTATAATATCTCcaaatgaatataaaataaGATTCTTGCAATTTATAGATAAGATTTTTACATGTTCTCCAAGTGACGAAAAGTTGATCACTGAAACCGATAAAAACTCTTGTaaagttgaaaaattaTATTCAATACTACCGTGCATGTGCAAGATTTGCTCTACACTCCAGAAACTTTATTCAAATGATCACATCTCATCCTACAAATGTTACAATATGCTTACTTGCACCAAGGCGAAAAGGTATATCCGATCCCTTATTAAAAATAGCTCAAACACTTCAAAAGACATATTACAACTCCAAGATTTAGTCGAAAAGATTTATTAA